A stretch of Prunus dulcis chromosome 6, ALMONDv2, whole genome shotgun sequence DNA encodes these proteins:
- the LOC117631048 gene encoding probable disease resistance RPP8-like protein 2 codes for MAELAVATAVAKLTNLIIQEAILLNGVTEKVEQIRNELRWMQSFLKDADHAAEQDRNERFRNWVSQIREVAFDAEDVVETYLRGAAAASQSLWKKIVMPIHLHKVKRGVEKIQTRIDHISKQKDSFGIASMIASSREGGEGSISTNERLRWWRQPLPHIEEDDLIDLVQDTEALLTQLSSMEPRRRVVSIVGMGGLGKTTLAKKLYNHIELRHQFNCKAFVYVSQEYRRRETLRRIIKDVNVPYIGDLEEVDEEEMVKKLYEFLRGRKYLVVLDDVWEKEVWDSLEAAFPTSGMAGSKVMLTTRNREVALHADARSTPHEPRMLTEDESLELFRKKALPGMDHFPSDLENLGREMVTKCGGLPLALVVLGGLVSRKMKTREEWEHVLQNISWHLIDQDRVSAILALSYKDLPFYLKSCFLHLGLFPEDFSIPKTQLMRLWVAEGFLPQQGEDTAEGVAENCLNELINRCMIQVGTLTSLGRVKTISIHDLLRDFSLSVSRDENFLGIYTGGEVESSVSPSTKSRRIALHSNPTQHGFLHSPFLNPYAPHLRSLHFFNRFEHPELYFIKKDFKLLKVLDLKHTIGYTHTPSAIGILIQLRYLGVSQILKNCYIPPSIGNLKNLETLDLGSSYSPIPNVIWKMKRLRHLLLCDKSEPNCVNLRLDTLSHLQTLKTIRAGRWIEDGGLANMISLRRLGIERLSQERVNLVISILRRMCYLQSLSLEVMNNETFPTSMGLSRFQHLHKLCLKGKIEKLPHVCEFPPNLVKLSLIGSELQKDSIVQLERLPYLKMLVLGNQSYKWRELVSSSEGFPQLQVLHLVSLMELEEWTVEENAMMKLKHLKIEDCPRLKIPERLKLSNTVKILEVKYNPFKRWRSPEWTKASKNRLDCFKCFQD; via the coding sequence atggCAGAGCTTGCTGTTGCAACTGCCGTGGCAAAGCTCACAAACTTGATCATTCAAGAAGCGATTCTGTTGAACGGGGTCACTGAAAAAGTTGAGCAAATCAGAAACGAATTGAGGTGGATGCAAAGCTTTCTCAAGGATGCAGATCATGCAGCAGAACAAGACAGAAACGAAAGATTTCGCAATTGGGTGTCTCAAATCAGAGAAGTAGCCTTCGATGCCGAAGATGTAGTAGAAACTTACCTCAGAGgggcagcagcagcatcacAAAGTttatggaaaaaaattgtaatgcCAATCCATCTTCACAAAGTCAAGAGGGGGGTtgaaaaaatccaaacaaGGATTGACCACATTTCTAAGCAAAAGGACAGTTTCGGCATTGCCAGCATGATCGCTTCGTCGCGAGAGGGAGGTGAAGGGAGCATTTCAACAAATGAGAGACTGCGATGGTGGAGACAGCCATTACCCCATATTGAGGAAGATGATTTGATTGATCTTGTACAAGACACTGAGGCCTTGCTAACACAACTATCTAGCATGGAGCCGAGGCGTCGAGTGGTTTCTATTGTAGGTATGGGGGGTCTGGGCAAAACTACTcttgcaaaaaaattatacaatcaCATTGAACTAAGGCACCAATTTAATTGTAAAGCGTTCGTTTATGTGTCTCAAGAGTATAGAAGAAGAGAGACTCTGCGAAGAATCATCAAAGATGTAAATGTTCCATATATAGGTGATTTGGAGGAAGTTGATGAAGAGGAGATGGTAAAGAAGTTGTACGAATTCTTGAGAGGGAGGAAGTATCTTGTGGTTCTTGATGATGTATGGGAAAAGGAGGTTTGGGATAGTTTGGAAGCTGCATTTCCTACTAGTGGAATGGCAGGAAGTAAGGTGATGCTGACAACCCGAAACAGGGAGGTTGCCTTACATGCAGATGCAAGGAGCACTCCCCATGAGCCGCGAATGCTGACAGAGGATGAAAGCCTGGAATTGTTTCGCAAGAAAGCACTCCCGGGAATGGATCATTTTCCCTCCGACTTGGAGAATCTAGGAAGAGAGATGGTGACGAAATGCGGTGGTCTACCCTTGGCATTGGTGGTGCTTGGGGGATTAGTATCCAGGAAAATGAAGACTAGAGAGGAATGGGAACATGTCCTTCAAAACATCAGTTGGCACCTGATTGATCAAGATCGTGTTTCTGCAATTTTAGCCCTGAGCTATAAAGACTTGCCTTTCTACTTAAAATCATGTTTTCTCCATTTGGGTCTTTTTCCTGAGGATTTCTCCATACCAAAAACGCAATTGATGCGCTTGTGGGTAGCAGAAGGATTCTTACCCCAACAAGGGGAAGATACAGCAGAAGGTGTAGCTGAAAATTGCTTGAACGAGTTGATTAATAGGTGCATGATCCAAGTGGGAACTCTAACCTCACTTGGGAGGGTTAAGACCATCAGCATCCATGATCTTCTTAGAgacttctctctctccgtgTCGAGGGATGAAAATTTTCTAGGAATTTATACTGGTGGTGAAGTTGAATCATCAGTTTCTCCATCAACCAAATCTCGAAGAATTGCCTTACATTCTAACCCTACGCAGCATGGTTTCCTACACTCACCTTTCCTAAATCCATATGCTCCCCATTTACGATCCCTTCATTTTTTCAACCGCTTTGAACATCCAGAACtctattttattaaaaaggatTTCAAGTTGCTGAAGGTCTTGGATCTAAAGCATACAATAggatacacacacacacctaGTGCTATAGGGATCCTAATTCAGTTGAGGTATCTTGGAGTAAGCCAGATTCTTAAAAATTGCTACATCCCACCATCGATTGGAAACTTGAAGAACCTAGAGACACTGGATTTGGGATCTTCTTATTCACCCATCCCCAATGTAATTTGGAAGATGAAACGTTTGAGGCATTTGCTCCTTTGTGATAAGTCCGAACCAAATTGTGTCAACCTTAGATTGGACACCTTGAGCCATTTACAGACCCTAAAAACTATAAGGGCTGGAAGATGGATAGAAGACGGCGGCTTAGCCAACATGATCAGTCTACGACGACTGGGAATAGAAAGATTATCACAAGAAAGGGTAAACTTGGTGATTTCGATACTAAGGAGAATGTGCTACCTGCAATCATTGTCGCTGGAGGTGATGAACAATGAAACATTCCCAACATCCATGGGCCTCTCTCGTTTCCAACATCTCCACAAGCTGTGTTTGAAGGGGAAAATAGAGAAGTTACCTCATGTATGTGAATTTCCGCCAAACCTCGTCAAGCTAAGTTTGATTGGTTCTGAGCTCCAGAAAGATTCGATAGTTCAACTAGAAAGGTTGCCATACCTGAAGATGCTTGTCTTGGGGAACCAATCATACAAATGGAGGGAACTGGTTTCCTCTTCAGAAGGGTTTCCACAGCTGCAAGTTCTACACCTTGTTTCTTTAATGGAGTTGGAGGAATGGACAGTGGAAGAAAATGCAATGATGAAGCTCAAGCATCTAAAGATAGAAGATTGCCCCAGACTGAAGATTCCAGAAAGATTGAAGTTGTCGAATACTGTTAAGATATTAGAGGTAAAGTACAACCCGTTCAAAAGATGGCGTTCGCCTGAATGGACAAAAGCTTCAAAAAACAGATTAGATTGTTTCAAATGTTTCCAAGATTAA
- the LOC117631049 gene encoding non-structural maintenance of chromosomes element 1 homolog, which yields MTELNWRHQTVIQALLSRGPLKEDQFHRIFTGLTGKTPGSDRQRFDDFLLKINKALSYVQFELRGCRFQYDGQVYYGVVNNVSDEESKLGTKYSVAQIAFYKAIIEAIVQDGAAQGTISNIDALNLRLENQVLMSTTSQSHGGLPHVPPALKNFSISMKEKTLDELVQDQWLSVTPDNYIGLGVRSFLDLRSWFRSNDVPACEVCNEAGVKAALCQKEGCTARIHEYCLKKLFSERKGERVCPSCGTQWQYTVTKAEAVEDDEPNYPTQSQPPVGPKKKRPRRNEVGDGDISGSSQASLPGGPNLRRSTRSSIRLQ from the exons ATGACGGAACTAAACTGGAGACACCAGACGGTCATTCAAGCTCTGCTTTCACGCGGCCCACTCAAGGAGGACCAGTTCCACCGCATCTTCACGGGCCTCACCGGAAAAACCCCAG GTAGTGACCGGCAGCGATTTGATGATTTTCTTCTGAAGATAAACAAGGCACTTTCTTATGTTCAGTTTGAGTTGCGGGGATGCAGATTTCAATATGATGGCCAAGTTTATTATGGAGTTGTCAATAATGTCTCTGACGAAGAATCGAAGCTGGGAACAAAATATTCAGTTGCTCAGATTGCTTTCTATAAGGCTATT ATAGAAGCAATCGTGCAAGATGGTGCAGCTCAAGGAACCATATCTAACATTGATGCTCTTAATCTACGATTAGAGAATCAG GTTCTAATGAGTACAACGTCGCAATCACATGGAGGTCTACCTCATGTCCCTCCTGCATTAAAGAATTTCTCAATATCTATGAAGGAAAAAACTCTTGATGAACTCGTACAGGACCAGTGGCTTAGTGTTACTCCAGATAATTATATTGGACTTGGTGTCAGATCCTTCCTCGATCTACGAAGTTGGTTTCGCAGTAATGATGTTCCAGCGTGTGAAGTGTGCAATGAAGCTGGGGTGAAG GCAGCATTGTGCCAAAAAGAAGGTTGTACAGCTCGAATCCATGAGTACTGTCTTAAgaaattgttttcagaaaGGAAG GGGGAAAGAGTTTGTCCAAGTTGCGGTACTCAGTGGCAATATACGGTAACCAAAGCAGAAGCTGTAGAAGATGATGAACCAAATTACCCTACTCAAAGCCAGCCACCTGTAGGACCCAAGAAAAAGAGGCCGAGAAGAAATGAAGTTGGTGATGGAGATATATCTGGTTCCTCTCAAGCTTCTTTACCTGGTGGTCCTAATCTAAGAAGATCAACTCGAAGCTCTATCCGTCTTCAATAA